The region ACTCATTAGAAATTCGGCATTGTTTTGTGTTTTGGACAGTCGCTTGACCATGTCAGCCATCGCGTCGCTAGGCGACGATTCGACCATCGCTCGACGCAATGATGAAATACGCTGAAACTCGTCTTTATCGAGCAGCATTTCTTCGCGTCGGGTGCCGCTACGACTGATGTCAATCGCGGGCCAAATTCGGCGTTCAACCAAACCGCGGTCCAAAACAATCTCAAGATTGCCGGTGCCTTTGAATTCTTCAAAGATCACATCATCCATCTTACTTCCGGTATCGACAAGGGCGGTGGCCAGGATCGTCAACGATCCGCCCTCTTCCGTCTTGCGCGCCGATCCAAAGATGGCTTTGGGCTTTTGCATCGCGCCGGCATCAAGACCGCCGGTCAGCAATTTGCCCGTCGATTCACCGTCACTGTTGTGTGCTCGTGCAAGTCGAGTGATGGAATCTAAGAAAACGACGACATCGACTCCAGACTCGACCATTCGTTTCGCTTTCTCGATCACCATCTGAGCGACTTGGATGTGACGCTGTGCCGGTTCATCGAATGTGCTGCTGATCACCTCGCACTGTGGTCCGCGGACTTCGCGTTCCATATCGGTGACTTCTTCGGGGCGTTCGTCTATCAACAAGATGAAGACGTAGGCTTCCGGATAGTTATGCAAAACGGCGCGAGCCATGTTCTGCATCAAAATTGTTTTTCCCGCGCGGGGTGGGCTGACAATCAGTCCGCGTTGACCAAATCCGATCGGGGTCAGCATGTCAACGATTCGGGTCGACAGTTCGTCAGCGCTATGCTCCATCATGATGCGGCGATCAGGATGCAGCGGTGTTAGTTCTTCGAACGGGATCGACGAGTTGCGCTGCGACGGGTCGCGACGATTGATCGCTTCGATACGCAGTAACGCGAAGTAACGCTCGTTTTCTTTCGGTGGTCGAATCTGACCGGCAACGTGGCTGCCAGTTTGCAGACCGAAGCGACGAATCTGGCTCGGTGACACATAGATGTCGTCGGGGCAGGAAACATAGTGATGTTTGCTGCTGCGTAAAAATCCGAAGCCGTCGGGCAAGATTTCTAAGGTGCCTTCGCCGTACATCAAACCGCCAGCCTTCATGCGGTTCTTTAGAATGGCAAAGATCAATTCTTGCTTGGAAGTCTCTTCTGTTTCCTCGATGCCTTCGGATTGGGCCAATTCAAGAATTGCTGACTCGCTCATCGCTTGTAGCTCGGCCAGCGATGTTTGCGGCCCATCGGCACCGGACGGAATGCCGACGCGTTTACCGACCTTGGTCGCTTCGCTAACGATTTCTTCAGGAAGCGAAAGCGGATCACGTTCGGCATCTAATTCACGGATACGTTGATCAACGACTTTATCGGGGTGCCGCTGAGTCGGGCGCCCGCGTCTTCCTGGGTAACCCCGGGAATTGCTATGCCGTTTGTGCATGCGGTCATCGCCGCGAAAATTATCGCCCGAAGGCCCTTTCGATTGCATGATATTGGGCGTCCATGGGGACGCAGGTGAAGAGAAGGAGTGGAGTTGTCAGCTTGCGCTGGGAGGGATGGAGAAGGGAAAAGCTCTCCTACTCAAGGAGGAACCGCGAGGTTAGCGAATGCCGGGTGCGGCTTGCGAACTGGTTTAAGTGGTTTTCGACGTTTCGAGATCTCGAAGGCCGGAAAATTGAAAAGGTTTACGTGACTAGGCACGATACAACTTAGTCAAAACCTTGCTCGACGTGTTGCCAAACAAGGGCTCTACGCAAGGCGACCGAGTTTGGGTCATCCCATCCCCTCTGCGGTCGCTTCCGTGCAGCCTGTTGGAATTTTGTCTCGCGAGTGCTTTGCAGCGAATTAGGTTCCGGAAAACCGACGTTAATGTCGCTTGTGGCGACGTAGATTCTTCGGCGGTTGCGTGTCGACAATTCCAACAATCCGCGGTCGCAATCAATCGGCTAATCGGAAAGACAATGCTTTCCTTGCCCCTTTAGATGGCTCTCGGGGCGCCGATTATTTAACGACTTCATCATTTTAGCGATCTGCAGCCATTGTCGATCCAGATTTTCACGCAAAGCGTCTAAGGTCAGATCATTCCACATAACATGATTACTGAGCCGACATTTCGTCTCTATGGGCATCTGACACCGCTCGCGTCGCTCGAGTTCGCGGCGGTCCCAGCCACGATTTTTGATCCTCGGCAACCGATTTTCTAAGCTCGCGTGAACGCACCAAATTTCATCGCAGGTTAAGTCCCAGTGAGACTCAAACAACAGCGGCACGTCTAAAAGCGCGACCGTTTTCCCCTGTTGTGCCGCTGTCGCGATGCGATCCATGATCACTTGCCGAGTCGGCGGATGAACGATCGATTCAAGATAGCGAAGGTTGTCGCGTTTTGCCGGTTCATCGCCGAACACAAAATCAGCAATCTTTGCGCGATCGACTTGGCGATGATCCGTTGTCGATTGATAAAGAATCTCAGTGCCGAATCTTTCAACAAGCTTGTCGATTACCTCGGAAGTGTTCAGGCATTCGCGGGCGATCAAGTCCGCATTGATCCATTCGGCACCAAGGCTCGCGAGGTGTTCTGCTGCTGTTGATTTCCCGCCCGCTGGCGAGCCGACGATACCGAGAACAAACATGCGAGTCTTTTAGTGAATCAGTTAGCGATCCGTATCGACTACTTGCGATACAGCCAAGCGGCACATGCAGGGCACTCGATCAGAAAACCAAGGCGAATGCGGTCAATCATTTGAGTCGTCAGCATTTGATTACAACCGCCACACGATTCGTCTTCGATCGGCGCGAGCGCTTCGTCACCGCGCGACGTACTGAGGCGAACATACTCTGACTTGACCGAAGCCGGAACCAATTTTTCCGCCTTGGCAAGCTCTTCACGAACGTGCGCCAAATCTCCTTTGACGACCTCAAGCCGTGATCGGACTTTGTCTGCCCGTTCGTCCTGCTCAGCAATGTTACTTTGCAGTTCTTCTTCAGCTTTTGTAACGACTTCGTTTAGCGAGTCGATGCGTTCAAGGCCTTCAAGAATCTCGTCACTTTGGACACTATTGGCCTGTTCGTCAGCAGCAATCTGCTCTTTCAGCAAGTTGAATTCTTTGTTGCTCGATGCGGTGTTGAGTTTCGCTTTCAGCTGATCGATGTGATCCTCGCGAGACTTCAACTGCAACTGCTTGTCGTCGCAAATCATGGTTGCTGATTTGACATCTGCGCGCGCCTTTTCGACATTCGCTTTGCATTGATCGACGATCGCTTCGCCAGCTTTGATTTGCCGCGGCCCCCGCGCAAGTTCGGATTCCAGATCCTTGACCTGCAGGTGCAATGAGTGCAGTCGACGGAGCAGATCTCCGTCAAATTTGGTGTTTTTATCAACAGCCATAGAGAGTTTGTCTATTTGGGGATCTAGGCAAGATGCCGAGTCTTCATTTGTTTTGTGTCGGGACCATGATACCGCGAAAGACCACGGATCAGAATCCGGGGCCCGCGGCTGACTTTTCAGGAACGTTCAGTCGGCAACGACGTTGTCCCGAGAGATTCTTCCTGGCTAACGAGAAGGCTCAGCAATTGGTGTCGGCGTGGGTTGCCTTTGACGCCGATTAACTCACCGCGTTCTTGTTCGCTCAGGCCAAACCAGCGAATCGAATTCGGCAATTCCCAACGCGGCAAATGTTGCAAGCGTTTGGCAATCTTGTCGGCGAGCGATCGCTCAAGTTCGCCGTTGGGGGCTCCGCCGAAGGCGCCAACCCCCGTCGTCCACAGTTCCACCCACAGCGTTAGCTTTCTGCCGGATCGGTCCAGGCTTAGGATGCAGGTGCGAATTTCGGAAAACTCGTTGACCGATCGTTCGATGGACATCGGGTCGACGCTATGTCCGTTCGACAACGTAATGCGGTCGTCTGCCCGTCCCAAGATTCGCAGTTGTCCAGTTTCGTTGCTCTGTTTGACGACATCGCCAGTATCCAACCAGCCGTCGGGACCAATCCGCCGCTCGGTCAGCTGGCTGTCATCAAGGTAGCCGTTCATCATGCATGGCCCACGAACCCAAAGCCGATCTTGCGCATCAATACGGTGTTCCCAAGTCTGGACAACACGGCCCGCGTGACCGGCGATTGAGTCCTGTCGAGTTTGGCTGCTGATGACTGGTCCGGATTCGGTCAGACCATAACCCTGAATAACGCAGACACCTTGTTCTGACCAGTTCGCGAATTGTTCGTTATCCATCGCCGCTCCTCCACATCCAAGCATCTGCAGACTGCGACAGCCTTCTGGTTGTTGCAGTAAGCGTTCGGATAAACTCGGCACGACGTTGGCAAGCGTTGGGTTAAAAGCAGGGGCAAACTCGCACCATCCTTCGTATCCGCGATTGATCGCTAGGGTGCAACCGGATAGCAACCATGTCCCTATATCACAGGTACGCGCATAGGCGTGGCTGATGGACAGCACTGTTAGTCTGCGATCGGTTTGGGACTGGTGTGCAGCTTGAAGTTTCGCCTTCGCATTCTCCAATAGCGCCTGATGCGAAAGCATGACGCCTTTTGGTTCACCA is a window of Stieleria sp. JC731 DNA encoding:
- the coaE gene encoding dephospho-CoA kinase (Dephospho-CoA kinase (CoaE) performs the final step in coenzyme A biosynthesis.), translating into MFVLGIVGSPAGGKSTAAEHLASLGAEWINADLIARECLNTSEVIDKLVERFGTEILYQSTTDHRQVDRAKIADFVFGDEPAKRDNLRYLESIVHPPTRQVIMDRIATAAQQGKTVALLDVPLLFESHWDLTCDEIWCVHASLENRLPRIKNRGWDRRELERRERCQMPIETKCRLSNHVMWNDLTLDALRENLDRQWLQIAKMMKSLNNRRPESHLKGQGKHCLSD
- a CDS encoding zinc ribbon domain-containing protein, with translation MAVDKNTKFDGDLLRRLHSLHLQVKDLESELARGPRQIKAGEAIVDQCKANVEKARADVKSATMICDDKQLQLKSREDHIDQLKAKLNTASSNKEFNLLKEQIAADEQANSVQSDEILEGLERIDSLNEVVTKAEEELQSNIAEQDERADKVRSRLEVVKGDLAHVREELAKAEKLVPASVKSEYVRLSTSRGDEALAPIEDESCGGCNQMLTTQMIDRIRLGFLIECPACAAWLYRK
- the rho gene encoding transcription termination factor Rho, whose protein sequence is MHKRHSNSRGYPGRRGRPTQRHPDKVVDQRIRELDAERDPLSLPEEIVSEATKVGKRVGIPSGADGPQTSLAELQAMSESAILELAQSEGIEETEETSKQELIFAILKNRMKAGGLMYGEGTLEILPDGFGFLRSSKHHYVSCPDDIYVSPSQIRRFGLQTGSHVAGQIRPPKENERYFALLRIEAINRRDPSQRNSSIPFEELTPLHPDRRIMMEHSADELSTRIVDMLTPIGFGQRGLIVSPPRAGKTILMQNMARAVLHNYPEAYVFILLIDERPEEVTDMEREVRGPQCEVISSTFDEPAQRHIQVAQMVIEKAKRMVESGVDVVVFLDSITRLARAHNSDGESTGKLLTGGLDAGAMQKPKAIFGSARKTEEGGSLTILATALVDTGSKMDDVIFEEFKGTGNLEIVLDRGLVERRIWPAIDISRSGTRREEMLLDKDEFQRISSLRRAMVESSPSDAMADMVKRLSKTQNNAEFLMSVKDVD
- a CDS encoding class I adenylate-forming enzyme family protein; the protein is MSDPQTDSKKAKRLDEVLRFNAFRYADGLAIWTDRREFSDRSDGISWRRLEQLVNSVAWSLKQLPDSTSAFGTNARFVHSVTNSIDDLLVALACPRAGLVEIPIDSAAGPNYVQRCRDKAKGYWLGEDAKDELISRSVARLNETTRVDTALIPTDTALVLWTSGTSGEPKGVMLSHQALLENAKAKLQAAHQSQTDRRLTVLSISHAYARTCDIGTWLLSGCTLAINRGYEGWCEFAPAFNPTLANVVPSLSERLLQQPEGCRSLQMLGCGGAAMDNEQFANWSEQGVCVIQGYGLTESGPVISSQTRQDSIAGHAGRVVQTWEHRIDAQDRLWVRGPCMMNGYLDDSQLTERRIGPDGWLDTGDVVKQSNETGQLRILGRADDRITLSNGHSVDPMSIERSVNEFSEIRTCILSLDRSGRKLTLWVELWTTGVGAFGGAPNGELERSLADKIAKRLQHLPRWELPNSIRWFGLSEQERGELIGVKGNPRRHQLLSLLVSQEESLGTTSLPTERS